The following coding sequences lie in one Metallumcola ferriviriculae genomic window:
- a CDS encoding hydantoinase B/oxoprolinase family protein: MNKYHQTDHKAIGWDDRTLKDMLEQSEIKFKDTGRYQGISELVLKESDPIRYERIFSRIRGGLVNARETALNISASPIVREIGELCFALFTPEGDSIALSTGIIVHVHTMSDSIKFMIRNGWENNPKIRPGDVFGTNDPHIGDVHNADVYTITPIFNGDELIGWAGGVTHEIDVGASRPGSMAFGQTSRYEDGFITTCEKIGEDDELYASYELRAKKAVRAPMYWLLDERTRLAGCQMIRETVMRLIEEEGIDTYKQFMQEVIEDGRVTFRERVKEVLVPGTYEAPSFIDVPFEGEPRMPSFAAKNQLMHAPMTLTVGSKGEFEVSLEGANKWGYHSFNCPPSAMQGALWVQLTQTLVPNDKINDGAYLATKCNLPPGSWSNPENDTLSTTLSWFFLIPSFTGLIRCLARSYQGRGYVEEISAGYPGTWNVTMGGGTNQFGLDGAFTSFEHSSQGTGAGFIKDGEGYCAAMWNPEGDMGDIEAWELLEPLLYLGRGVKPQTAGMGKYRGGAGFESLRMLWKTPDQVIFNLGEGHVFHGSGMFGGYPGNSGYRHNMHETNMKQLIQERAPLPCREGDTEQSEMTRHVKAEREEIDNRATCLEKDFVEHDLYLSVQRGGPGLGDPSERDIKAIEEDLNEGFVLPRFAEKVYGAIFSQDDKGKYHVDNDATNERRQELRKQRAAKSIPASEYISQERERILKKDFYYPVSDMYASSFSLSQSWANKYREFWKLSVNFNF; this comes from the coding sequence ATGAATAAATACCATCAGACAGACCATAAAGCGATTGGCTGGGATGATCGAACATTGAAAGACATGTTAGAACAGTCAGAAATTAAGTTTAAGGATACTGGAAGGTATCAGGGCATTAGCGAGCTAGTACTAAAGGAAAGTGATCCTATCCGCTACGAGAGAATTTTTTCCCGTATTCGCGGCGGGCTGGTAAACGCTCGAGAAACAGCATTAAATATATCTGCATCACCTATAGTACGGGAAATTGGTGAACTCTGTTTTGCCTTGTTTACTCCGGAAGGGGACTCTATTGCTCTTTCTACCGGTATCATTGTTCATGTGCATACTATGTCTGATTCAATAAAGTTTATGATTAGGAATGGATGGGAAAACAATCCTAAAATCCGACCAGGCGATGTCTTTGGCACCAATGACCCGCATATAGGTGACGTTCATAATGCCGATGTTTATACTATAACGCCCATATTTAACGGAGATGAATTAATCGGCTGGGCCGGAGGTGTAACTCATGAAATAGATGTAGGTGCTTCCAGACCGGGAAGTATGGCTTTTGGTCAAACCAGCCGTTACGAAGACGGATTTATTACCACCTGTGAAAAAATTGGTGAGGATGATGAGCTTTATGCAAGTTACGAATTAAGGGCAAAAAAAGCCGTGCGCGCACCAATGTATTGGTTATTGGATGAAAGGACCCGCCTGGCAGGGTGTCAGATGATACGGGAAACGGTAATGCGTTTGATTGAAGAAGAAGGTATTGATACTTATAAACAATTTATGCAAGAAGTAATTGAAGATGGTAGAGTGACCTTTCGGGAACGGGTAAAAGAGGTGCTGGTTCCAGGGACTTACGAAGCTCCATCCTTCATTGATGTTCCCTTTGAAGGTGAGCCCAGGATGCCAAGCTTTGCTGCTAAAAATCAATTAATGCATGCGCCCATGACTCTTACGGTAGGCTCCAAAGGAGAGTTTGAAGTTAGTTTGGAAGGTGCCAACAAATGGGGGTATCATTCTTTTAACTGCCCGCCCAGTGCCATGCAGGGTGCTTTATGGGTGCAGCTGACGCAAACTTTGGTTCCTAACGATAAAATCAATGATGGTGCTTATTTAGCAACAAAGTGTAACCTTCCCCCTGGAAGTTGGTCAAATCCGGAAAATGATACTTTGTCTACCACCCTGTCTTGGTTCTTTTTAATTCCTAGCTTTACGGGCTTAATTCGCTGTTTAGCTCGTAGTTATCAGGGGAGAGGATATGTTGAGGAAATTTCGGCAGGTTATCCGGGAACCTGGAATGTGACCATGGGTGGAGGAACAAACCAATTTGGCTTGGATGGTGCTTTCACCAGTTTTGAGCATTCGAGTCAAGGTACCGGAGCAGGATTTATAAAAGATGGTGAGGGATATTGTGCAGCTATGTGGAACCCGGAAGGCGATATGGGGGACATAGAAGCATGGGAACTTTTAGAACCGCTCTTGTATTTGGGAAGAGGAGTGAAGCCGCAGACGGCAGGTATGGGTAAATACCGAGGCGGGGCTGGGTTTGAATCATTACGGATGTTATGGAAAACACCTGATCAAGTAATATTCAATTTAGGTGAGGGGCATGTCTTCCATGGTTCAGGAATGTTTGGCGGTTACCCAGGTAACTCTGGCTATCGGCATAATATGCATGAAACCAACATGAAACAGCTGATTCAAGAAAGAGCTCCCTTACCATGTCGCGAAGGGGATACGGAACAGTCAGAGATGACTCGCCATGTTAAAGCAGAGCGTGAGGAAATTGATAACCGTGCTACTTGTTTGGAAAAAGACTTTGTAGAACATGACCTGTATTTATCAGTCCAAAGGGGAGGACCGGGTTTAGGAGATCCCAGTGAGCGGGACATAAAGGCAATTGAAGAAGACTTGAATGAAGGGTTCGTTTTACCGCGTTTTGCAGAAAAAGTTTATGGAGCCATTTTTAGTCAAGATGATAAAGGAAAATATCATGTAGATAACGATGCTACCAATGAACGCCGCCAAGAATTAAGAAAGCAAAGGGCAGCAAAATCAATACCGGCTTCAGAATATATCAGCCAAGAACGTGAACGTATTCTAAAAAAAGACTTTTATTATCCTGTAAGCGATATGTACGCAAGCAGTTTTTCACTTAGTCAAAGTTGGGCAAATAAGTATAGGGAATTCTGGAAATTATCGGTGAATTTTAACTTTTAA
- a CDS encoding acetone carboxylase subunit gamma, with translation MPNYDQKTLELLMDGKLPFTQVHKILSSFKDADRFEKMLAILQERVSYDDKIIMPYGLHLNIVSKADGERIVKCDCGHEFCEHSINWKLHANVYVRDTEEKINEIYPKYMGTDPNWMVLREFYCPNCFTMLEVEAVPPGYPFTFDFQPDIDTFYQEWLNKPAP, from the coding sequence ATGCCAAATTATGATCAAAAGACACTTGAACTGCTTATGGATGGGAAATTACCATTTACTCAGGTTCACAAAATACTAAGTTCTTTCAAGGATGCTGATCGGTTTGAAAAGATGTTGGCCATCTTGCAAGAACGAGTCTCATACGATGATAAAATTATTATGCCTTATGGTCTTCACTTGAATATTGTTTCCAAAGCCGATGGCGAAAGAATAGTAAAATGCGATTGTGGACATGAATTTTGTGAGCATAGCATTAACTGGAAATTGCATGCTAATGTATATGTTCGTGACACGGAAGAGAAGATCAACGAAATATACCCTAAGTACATGGGTACTGACCCCAATTGGATGGTATTACGTGAATTTTACTGCCCAAATTGCTTCACTATGCTAGAGGTTGAAGCAGTACCACCCGGTTATCCATTCACCTTTGATTTCCAGCCGGATATTGATACCTTTTACCAAGAATGGTTGAATAAACCAGCACCTTAA
- a CDS encoding 3-keto-5-aminohexanoate cleavage protein, with protein MKRIITAAITGGIHTPAMSPYLPITPKQIAEEAVRAYEVGAAVAHIHARDPETGRPIANMDYFGEIAAYVKSRCDMILCFTTGGGMGMTTEERIKVVQTLEPELASCNSGSLNFALFHVLDHMEHFKHDWEKDYLAASEDIIFPNTFKTLREYTEEFDHCNTKPELEIYDIGMINNVAFMVNKEHLKKPVYLQFVMGILGGIQPTVDNLLYMYNTAKELIGNFEWSVCAAGKNQIKMCNMALLMGGHARVGLEDNLYLEKGQLAKSNAEQVEKIVRIAGELGIEPATPNEAREILGLKGLDRVKY; from the coding sequence ATGAAGCGTATTATAACTGCTGCCATTACCGGTGGCATCCATACCCCAGCTATGTCCCCGTATTTACCCATTACACCTAAACAGATTGCTGAGGAGGCAGTACGCGCTTATGAAGTCGGAGCAGCCGTAGCCCACATTCACGCGCGTGACCCAGAAACTGGCCGGCCCATTGCTAACATGGATTATTTTGGTGAGATCGCTGCATATGTTAAATCCCGCTGCGACATGATACTTTGCTTTACTACCGGTGGTGGTATGGGCATGACAACAGAAGAGCGTATAAAGGTTGTCCAAACCTTGGAGCCAGAACTGGCTTCGTGCAATTCTGGTTCCCTTAATTTTGCTCTTTTCCATGTCTTAGACCATATGGAACATTTCAAGCATGATTGGGAGAAAGATTATTTGGCCGCTTCCGAGGATATTATTTTTCCAAACACATTTAAAACTTTAAGGGAGTATACCGAAGAATTTGACCATTGTAATACCAAGCCAGAGCTAGAGATTTATGATATAGGGATGATTAATAATGTTGCGTTCATGGTGAATAAAGAACATTTGAAGAAGCCTGTATACCTACAATTTGTGATGGGAATTCTTGGCGGAATTCAGCCAACTGTGGATAACCTACTATATATGTATAATACAGCGAAGGAGTTAATTGGCAACTTTGAATGGTCAGTCTGTGCTGCAGGTAAAAACCAAATTAAGATGTGTAATATGGCTTTACTAATGGGAGGGCATGCGAGGGTAGGCTTAGAGGATAACCTTTACCTGGAAAAGGGTCAGTTAGCGAAGAGCAATGCTGAACAAGTTGAGAAGATTGTTCGCATTGCCGGTGAACTGGGTATTGAACCAGCTACTCCTAATGAGGCGAGAGAAATATTGGGATTAAAGGGTTTAGATCGGGTTAAGTATTGA